The Natrinema versiforme genome segment ATCACGAACACGAAATCTTAGAATCCAGTGAATATCAGAGACGGCGGAAGGAGATGATTGAGCAGGGTGAAATCGAGGTTGATACCTCTGATGATGGCATCGTGACTTCCGGTGGGGACTCAATCAGTGACATCAAGAAAGATGAATCAACCATGAGCGACGATTGATGTCCTGACTAGAGTTAGATGAGGTCAAGCAGAGGATAGGGCGCTCACAGACGATCTGTAGATCTAATCCAATGCGCTCTCCAGAATTATAATTCTGAGTCATGAATGTAGAACCAGGTATTTTATATATGTGCCGAGAATGTATTACACTATGTCCAAGGTTGATCGAAATACGCTTATTGATGCATACTTTGATGCGATGGATTCAGACGATCTCGAGATCGTACGGCCTGTAGTCACTGACGAATTCATATATGAATCGCTCTCGGGTGATCTCAGTGGTTTCAGTGGTTTACAGACATATATGACGGAGTTACGAGGACTCTCGAACACGAACCACGAAATGACGACCGTAATCCATGGAGAGACGGCGTCTGTTGTGGAGGGTACCGTAACGGGAGATAACGGAGAAACTCGAGTGGAATTGGACTTCTGCAACGTCTTCGAATTCGATGCTGACAACGAGGGAATTACTCGGATCAGTGTCTACCTCAACGATTCGTAACGAGTCCGAAGCGAACAAGCGATTGTCGAATGATGTGACCACTGATGCTTGTTAGAAAAGGATAGTAACCACAATAGTAACGGCAGAGGCGACCATGTTGTCCGGTATGAAGGAAACGTTCGACATCATCCCAATTGACGCGATCAAAACGGCG includes the following:
- a CDS encoding nuclear transport factor 2 family protein codes for the protein MSKVDRNTLIDAYFDAMDSDDLEIVRPVVTDEFIYESLSGDLSGFSGLQTYMTELRGLSNTNHEMTTVIHGETASVVEGTVTGDNGETRVELDFCNVFEFDADNEGITRISVYLNDS